One stretch of Streptomyces sp. 135 DNA includes these proteins:
- a CDS encoding glycoside hydrolase family 15 protein yields MAVRLEMHVAGRIEDYALIGDMQTAALVCRDGTVDWLCLPRFDSHAVFAGLLGTEEHGFWRLGPAYAPDEEPPTAARRTYRGDSLVLESEWDTQRGTVRVIDFMPPRDTDAPQLIRIVEGVSGRVPMRSALRMRFSYGRVVPWVHKVDHRTVAVAGPDSVWLDAEAETYGKDLTTYSDFTVAPGERIAFTISWQPSHKSQPALPEPEAALTATEDFWRDWVEHCTYHGPYREAVIRSLITLKALTYAPTGGIVAAPTTSLPEDIGGSRNWDYRFTWLRDAAITLSSLLRTGYREEARAWREWLLRAVAGDPENLQIMYGIAGERELGETELDWLPGYEGSQPVRAGNGAAHQLQLDVYGEVTEALHLAHMTGLARNDYASLLQLKLIRYLEDHWDEPDEGIWEVRGPRRHFVHSKVMAWVAVDRTIKLLESGDADGPLEKWRELRDDIHRDVCEKGYDPERNTFTQSYGSKELDASLLLIPQMGFLPPDDKRVIGTIEAIQRELSTPDGFILRYPTSGDEENLDGLEGDEGAFLACSFWMADDLAMIGRVDEARKLFEKLLALRNDLGLLAEEWDSAAQRQVGNFPQAFSHVPLIDTALRLTASGAYGG; encoded by the coding sequence GTGGCCGTTCGACTGGAGATGCACGTGGCCGGGCGCATCGAGGACTACGCACTCATCGGAGACATGCAGACCGCAGCCCTGGTCTGCCGGGACGGCACAGTCGACTGGCTGTGCCTTCCCCGCTTCGACTCCCACGCCGTTTTCGCCGGCCTGTTGGGCACCGAGGAGCACGGCTTCTGGCGCCTCGGGCCCGCGTACGCACCGGATGAGGAGCCGCCCACGGCGGCTCGCCGCACCTATCGTGGCGACTCCCTGGTGCTGGAATCGGAGTGGGACACCCAGCGCGGCACCGTCCGCGTGATCGATTTCATGCCACCGCGCGACACGGACGCACCCCAGCTGATCCGTATCGTGGAGGGCGTCAGCGGCCGGGTGCCGATGCGCTCGGCGCTGCGGATGCGTTTCAGTTACGGGCGTGTGGTGCCCTGGGTGCACAAGGTCGACCACCGGACGGTGGCCGTGGCGGGCCCCGACTCCGTGTGGCTGGACGCCGAGGCCGAGACCTACGGCAAGGACCTGACGACGTACTCGGACTTCACGGTCGCGCCGGGTGAGCGGATCGCGTTCACCATCTCGTGGCAGCCCTCGCACAAGAGCCAGCCCGCCCTGCCGGAGCCCGAGGCGGCGCTCACCGCCACGGAGGACTTCTGGCGGGACTGGGTCGAGCACTGCACGTACCACGGCCCCTACCGCGAGGCCGTGATCCGTTCGCTGATCACCCTGAAGGCGCTCACCTACGCGCCGACCGGCGGGATCGTCGCGGCGCCCACCACCTCGCTGCCCGAGGACATCGGGGGCTCGCGGAACTGGGACTACCGCTTCACCTGGCTGCGGGACGCCGCGATCACCCTGTCGTCGCTGCTGCGCACCGGCTACCGCGAGGAGGCCCGCGCGTGGCGCGAGTGGCTGCTGCGCGCGGTGGCGGGCGACCCGGAGAACCTCCAGATCATGTACGGCATCGCCGGCGAGCGCGAGCTGGGCGAGACGGAGCTGGACTGGCTGCCGGGCTACGAGGGCTCCCAGCCGGTCCGGGCGGGCAACGGCGCCGCCCACCAACTCCAGCTGGACGTGTACGGCGAGGTCACCGAGGCGCTGCACCTGGCGCACATGACGGGCCTGGCCCGCAACGACTACGCCTCGCTGCTCCAGCTCAAGCTGATCCGCTACCTGGAGGACCACTGGGACGAGCCGGACGAGGGCATCTGGGAGGTGCGCGGGCCGCGCCGCCACTTCGTGCACTCCAAGGTGATGGCCTGGGTCGCCGTCGACCGGACCATCAAGCTCCTGGAGTCCGGGGACGCGGACGGCCCGCTGGAGAAGTGGCGCGAGCTGCGCGACGACATCCACCGGGACGTGTGTGAGAAGGGTTACGACCCGGAGCGCAACACCTTCACGCAGTCCTACGGCTCCAAGGAGCTGGACGCCTCGCTGCTGCTGATCCCGCAGATGGGCTTCCTGCCGCCCGACGACAAGCGCGTGATCGGCACCATCGAGGCCATCCAGCGGGAGCTGTCCACCCCGGACGGGTTCATCCTGCGCTACCCCACCTCCGGCGACGAGGAGAACCTGGACGGCCTGGAGGGTGACGAGGGCGCGTTCCTCGCCTGCTCGTTCTGGATGGCCGACGACCTCGCGATGATCGGCCGGGTCGACGAGGCCCGCAAGCTCTTCGAGAAGCTGCTCGCGCTCCGCAACGACCTGGGGCTGCTCGCCGAGGAGTGGGACTCCGCGGCCCAGCGCCAGGTGGGCAACTTCCCGCAGGCCTTCAGCCACGTGCCGCTGATCGACACGGCACTGCGGCTGACGGCTTCGGGGGCGTACGGGGGCTAG
- a CDS encoding tetratricopeptide repeat protein: protein MKELRADIDRAGLDTLSGRKAPRARVLLIAGRPGSGRTALAEELARQLAADYPDGLLRARLTEPDGTRVPTERTARELLDALAVPAPPGACEDTLSELFRDALKERRALLLLDDAVDAEQVDPLLPDTPDCLVVAVSGGPLTGIPDVRPCTLGGLDKAAAVELLARAAGPVRITVDPRAAESLVEACEAHPASLMLAGGWLSARPKAAVADLAKQVHDLAEETSPLARVFRQAYATLSGPSARILRLLSLAPAGHVDPHTASALAGCSVSGAKAALGDFAALGLVRPVESSIPQYEVPGCLVPLLRNLTETLDRPAEIQLARARMLERTVRLLQACRAVTETDGAAARDKHEGLPRAVRFPCRADAAQWLRIRQPALLAAARLAVADGELDTLARRLMAALTRALVAHRGPEDAAPELYGIHRLVLDVAERRDLPREKAAALLNLADLDARTGRTREALARYRAALDAGRAAADPYATGRAMESVGGAYQELGDWSRACDWYGRALAQRLARGERADAARLYGRIGVVHTYAGRYGEALRNWSSAVTGHRKNGDVAAQARALSEMARVQEYAGRPEESLRTCQEAVEWARHAKDVRLQAALQLRLADTLERLGDPAAARLHRGAAERMLGTEHQEAVRLETNGGAAPSAYEIRSASAED, encoded by the coding sequence TTGAAGGAACTGCGCGCCGACATCGACCGGGCGGGGCTCGACACCCTGTCCGGCCGCAAGGCGCCCCGCGCCCGCGTCCTGCTCATCGCGGGCCGCCCCGGCTCCGGCCGCACCGCGCTCGCCGAGGAACTCGCGCGACAGCTCGCCGCCGACTACCCCGACGGCCTGCTGCGGGCCCGCCTCACGGAGCCCGACGGCACGCGGGTCCCCACGGAACGCACCGCCCGCGAACTCCTCGACGCCCTGGCCGTCCCCGCACCGCCCGGCGCCTGCGAGGACACCCTGTCCGAACTGTTCAGGGACGCCCTGAAGGAGCGCAGGGCCCTGCTCCTCCTCGACGACGCGGTCGACGCCGAGCAGGTCGACCCGCTGCTTCCGGACACCCCCGACTGCCTGGTCGTCGCCGTCTCCGGGGGCCCGCTCACCGGCATCCCCGACGTCCGGCCGTGCACGCTCGGCGGCCTGGACAAGGCGGCCGCGGTGGAACTGCTCGCCCGCGCCGCCGGACCCGTACGCATCACGGTGGACCCGCGCGCCGCGGAATCCCTGGTCGAGGCGTGCGAGGCGCACCCGGCGTCCCTCATGCTCGCCGGGGGCTGGCTCTCCGCGCGGCCCAAGGCCGCCGTCGCCGACCTGGCCAAGCAGGTGCACGACCTGGCCGAGGAGACCTCGCCGCTCGCGCGTGTCTTCCGGCAGGCGTACGCCACGCTCTCGGGCCCCTCCGCGCGGATACTGCGACTCCTCTCCCTCGCCCCGGCCGGGCACGTCGACCCGCACACCGCGTCCGCGCTCGCGGGCTGCTCGGTCTCCGGGGCCAAGGCCGCGCTCGGGGACTTCGCCGCCCTCGGGCTCGTCAGGCCCGTGGAGTCCTCGATCCCGCAGTACGAGGTGCCGGGCTGCCTGGTGCCGCTGCTGCGCAACCTCACCGAGACCCTGGACCGCCCGGCCGAGATCCAGCTGGCCCGGGCCCGGATGCTGGAGCGGACGGTACGGCTGCTCCAGGCCTGCCGGGCGGTCACCGAGACGGACGGCGCCGCCGCCCGCGACAAGCACGAGGGACTGCCGCGCGCCGTCCGCTTCCCCTGCCGCGCCGACGCCGCGCAGTGGCTGCGGATCCGGCAGCCCGCGCTGCTCGCCGCCGCCCGGCTCGCGGTGGCCGACGGCGAGCTGGACACCCTCGCGCGGCGCCTGATGGCGGCCCTGACCCGGGCCCTGGTCGCGCACCGCGGACCCGAGGACGCCGCCCCCGAGCTCTACGGCATCCACCGGCTGGTCCTCGACGTGGCCGAGCGGCGGGACCTGCCGCGCGAGAAGGCCGCCGCGCTGCTGAACCTCGCCGATCTGGACGCGCGCACGGGTCGTACCCGCGAGGCGCTGGCGCGCTACCGGGCGGCGCTGGATGCGGGACGGGCGGCGGCCGATCCGTACGCCACCGGACGCGCGATGGAATCCGTAGGCGGCGCCTATCAGGAGCTCGGGGACTGGTCCCGGGCCTGCGACTGGTACGGCCGGGCCCTGGCCCAGCGCCTCGCCCGCGGTGAGCGCGCCGACGCCGCCCGCCTGTACGGCCGCATCGGCGTCGTGCACACCTACGCGGGCCGCTATGGAGAGGCGCTGCGCAACTGGAGCTCGGCAGTCACCGGCCACCGCAAGAACGGCGATGTGGCCGCCCAGGCAAGGGCGTTGAGCGAGATGGCGCGCGTGCAGGAGTACGCGGGCCGGCCCGAGGAATCGCTGCGTACCTGCCAGGAAGCCGTCGAGTGGGCACGGCACGCCAAGGACGTACGCCTCCAGGCGGCGCTCCAGCTGCGCCTCGCGGACACCCTGGAGCGGCTCGGCGACCCGGCGGCCGCCCGGCTGCACAGGGGTGCCGCCGAGCGCATGCTGGGAACTGAGCACCAGGAAGCTGTGAGGCTTGAAACAAACGGTGGAGCAGCGCCTTCCGCCTACGAAATCCGTAGTGCATCCGCAGAAGATTGA
- a CDS encoding NUDIX hydrolase, translating into MTIKDTAEEWQVTATQTPFVGNKTSVRTDDVVMPDGSVVHRDYQVHPGSVAALALDGEGRVLVIRQYRHPVRQKLWEIPAGLLDVPGENPLHAAQRELYEEAHVKAGDWRVLTDVYTTPGGCDEAVRIFLARDLAEAEGERFEVFEEEADMEVTRVPLDELVRGVLAGELHNNCLVVGVLSLYAALNGDGVDALRPAEAPWPARPFEA; encoded by the coding sequence ATGACCATCAAGGACACCGCCGAGGAGTGGCAGGTCACAGCCACCCAGACCCCCTTCGTCGGGAACAAGACCTCGGTGCGCACCGACGACGTGGTCATGCCCGACGGGTCCGTCGTCCACCGCGACTACCAGGTCCACCCCGGCTCGGTGGCCGCCCTCGCGCTCGACGGGGAGGGCCGCGTCCTGGTCATCCGCCAGTACCGCCACCCCGTCCGCCAGAAGCTCTGGGAGATCCCCGCGGGCCTGCTCGACGTCCCCGGCGAGAACCCGCTGCACGCCGCGCAGCGCGAGCTCTATGAGGAGGCGCATGTCAAGGCCGGGGACTGGCGTGTCCTGACCGACGTCTACACCACCCCCGGCGGTTGTGACGAAGCCGTGCGGATCTTCCTCGCGCGCGATCTCGCCGAGGCCGAGGGCGAGCGCTTCGAGGTCTTCGAGGAGGAGGCCGACATGGAGGTCACCCGGGTGCCGCTCGACGAGCTGGTGCGCGGGGTGCTCGCCGGTGAGCTGCACAACAACTGCCTGGTCGTGGGCGTGCTTTCGCTGTACGCCGCGCTGAACGGCGACGGCGTGGACGCGCTGCGCCCGGCCGAGGCGCCCTGGCCGGCCCGCCCCTTCGAGGCGTAG
- a CDS encoding ParA family protein: protein MSVRDQGPVGLEAVGSVAVRTFEARQSPQPTQSAPQSMDGHHVNAMAGDRSGDNTHTHLADYEELPQGHFYDPDAEYEPDPEYAATLAPDAARQRRERIGPTGRPLPYFPIPGPLTDHGPAKIIAMCNQKGGVGKTTSTINLGAALAEYGRRVLLVDFDPQGALSVGLGVNPMELDLTVYNLLMERGMSADEVLLKTAVPNMDLLPSNIDLSAAEVQLVSEVARESTLQRALKPLMQDYDYIVIDCQPSLGLLTVNALTAAHKVIVPLECEFFALRGVALLTETIEKVQERLNPDLELDGILATMYDSRTVHSREVLARVVEAFDDHVYHTVIGRTVRFPETTVAGEPITTYASNSVGAAAYRQLAREVLARCHAE, encoded by the coding sequence ATGTCTGTGCGGGACCAAGGACCCGTCGGGCTCGAGGCTGTCGGCTCCGTCGCTGTCCGCACCTTCGAAGCCCGGCAGAGCCCCCAGCCGACACAGTCAGCACCCCAGAGCATGGATGGCCATCACGTGAACGCCATGGCCGGCGACCGGAGTGGCGATAACACCCACACCCACCTCGCCGACTACGAGGAACTGCCCCAGGGGCACTTCTACGACCCCGACGCCGAGTACGAGCCCGATCCGGAGTACGCGGCCACGCTCGCGCCGGACGCCGCCCGTCAGCGCCGTGAGCGCATCGGCCCCACGGGACGCCCGCTGCCGTACTTCCCGATCCCGGGTCCGCTGACCGACCACGGTCCGGCGAAGATCATCGCGATGTGCAACCAGAAGGGCGGCGTCGGCAAGACGACGTCGACCATCAACCTGGGCGCGGCCCTCGCGGAGTACGGACGCCGGGTCCTGCTCGTCGACTTCGACCCGCAGGGCGCCCTCTCCGTGGGCCTCGGGGTGAACCCGATGGAGCTGGACCTGACGGTCTACAACCTCCTCATGGAGCGCGGCATGTCCGCCGACGAGGTGCTCCTGAAGACGGCGGTCCCCAACATGGACCTGCTGCCCAGCAACATCGACCTGTCGGCCGCCGAAGTGCAGTTGGTGAGCGAGGTCGCGCGCGAGTCCACGCTCCAGCGGGCGCTCAAGCCGCTGATGCAGGACTACGACTACATCGTGATCGACTGCCAGCCCTCGCTCGGCCTGCTCACGGTGAACGCCCTGACGGCGGCTCACAAGGTGATCGTGCCGCTGGAATGCGAGTTCTTCGCGCTGCGCGGTGTGGCCCTGCTGACGGAGACCATCGAGAAGGTCCAGGAGCGGCTCAACCCCGACCTGGAGCTCGACGGCATCCTCGCGACGATGTACGACTCCCGCACGGTGCACAGCCGTGAGGTGCTCGCGCGCGTGGTCGAGGCCTTCGACGACCACGTCTACCACACGGTCATCGGACGCACGGTCCGCTTCCCGGAGACCACGGTCGCCGGTGAGCCGATCACGACGTACGCCTCCAACTCGGTCGGCGCGGCCGCCTATCGTCAGCTCGCCAGGGAGGTGCTCGCCCGGTGTCACGCCGAGTGA
- a CDS encoding CTP synthase: MQTAASRNSTATTTKHIFVTGGVASSLGKGLTASSLGALLKARGLRVTMQKLDPYLNVDPGTMNPFQHGEVFVTNDGAETDLDIGHYERFLDVDLDGSANVTTGQVYSQVIAKERRGEYLGDTVQVIPHITNEIKHRIRRMATDDVDVVITEVGGTVGDIESLPFLETVRQVRHEVGRDNVFVVHISLLPYIGPSGELKTKPTQHSVAALRNIGIQPDAIVLRADREVPTAIKRKISLMCDVDEAAVVAAIDAKSIYDIPKVLHTEGLDAYVVRKLDLPFRDVDWTQWDDLLDRVHNPKHEVTVALVGKYIDLPDAYLSVTEAMRAGGFANRARVKVKWVTSDDCKTPAGAKKQLGDVDAILIPGGFGERGVDGKVSAIQYARENKVPLLGICLGLQCIVIEAARNLADIPDANSTEFDAATAHPVISTMAEQLDIVAGEGDMGGTMRLGMYPAKLAEGSIAREVYDGKEYVEERHRHRYEVNNSYRADLEKKAGILFSGTSPDGKLVEYVEYPREVHPYLVATQAHPELRSRPTRPHPLFAGLVKAAVERQESARTAGAEPGK; the protein is encoded by the coding sequence ATGCAGACCGCTGCTTCTCGAAACAGCACAGCCACGACGACCAAGCACATCTTCGTCACCGGGGGTGTCGCCTCCTCCCTCGGCAAGGGGCTGACCGCCTCCAGCCTTGGCGCGCTGCTCAAGGCCAGGGGTCTGCGCGTCACCATGCAGAAGCTCGACCCGTACCTGAACGTCGACCCGGGCACGATGAACCCCTTCCAGCACGGTGAGGTGTTCGTCACCAACGACGGCGCCGAGACCGACCTGGACATCGGCCACTACGAGCGCTTCCTCGACGTCGACCTCGACGGCTCGGCCAACGTGACCACCGGCCAGGTCTACTCCCAGGTGATCGCCAAGGAGCGGCGCGGCGAGTACCTCGGCGACACCGTCCAGGTCATCCCGCACATCACCAACGAGATCAAGCACCGCATCCGCCGCATGGCCACCGACGACGTCGACGTCGTCATCACCGAGGTGGGCGGCACGGTCGGCGACATCGAGTCGCTGCCCTTCCTGGAGACCGTCCGCCAGGTCCGCCACGAGGTCGGCCGCGACAACGTCTTCGTGGTGCACATCTCGCTGCTGCCCTACATCGGCCCCTCGGGCGAGCTGAAGACCAAGCCGACCCAGCACTCGGTCGCCGCCCTGCGCAACATCGGCATCCAGCCCGACGCGATCGTGCTGCGCGCCGACCGCGAGGTCCCGACCGCCATCAAGCGCAAGATCTCGCTGATGTGCGACGTCGACGAGGCCGCCGTGGTCGCCGCCATCGACGCCAAGTCGATCTACGACATCCCGAAGGTGCTGCACACCGAGGGCCTCGACGCCTACGTCGTACGCAAGCTCGACCTGCCCTTCCGTGACGTCGACTGGACCCAGTGGGACGATCTGCTTGACCGCGTGCACAACCCGAAGCACGAGGTCACCGTCGCCCTGGTCGGCAAGTACATCGACCTGCCCGACGCTTACCTCTCGGTGACCGAGGCCATGCGCGCCGGCGGCTTCGCCAACCGCGCCCGCGTCAAGGTCAAGTGGGTCACCTCCGACGACTGCAAGACCCCGGCGGGCGCCAAGAAGCAGCTCGGCGACGTCGACGCGATCCTGATCCCCGGCGGCTTCGGCGAGCGCGGCGTCGACGGCAAGGTCAGCGCCATCCAGTACGCCCGCGAGAACAAGGTGCCGCTGCTCGGCATCTGCCTGGGCCTCCAGTGCATCGTCATCGAGGCGGCCCGCAACCTCGCGGACATCCCGGACGCCAACTCCACCGAGTTCGACGCGGCCACCGCCCACCCGGTGATCTCCACCATGGCCGAGCAGCTCGACATCGTCGCGGGCGAGGGCGACATGGGCGGCACGATGCGCCTCGGCATGTACCCGGCCAAGCTGGCCGAGGGCTCCATCGCGCGTGAGGTCTACGACGGCAAGGAGTACGTCGAGGAGCGTCACCGCCACCGCTACGAGGTGAACAACTCCTACCGCGCCGACCTGGAGAAGAAGGCCGGGATCCTGTTCTCGGGCACCTCCCCGGACGGCAAGCTCGTCGAGTACGTCGAGTACCCGCGCGAGGTGCACCCCTACCTGGTCGCCACCCAGGCGCACCCGGAGCTGCGCTCCCGCCCGACCCGCCCGCACCCGCTCTTCGCGGGCCTGGTGAAGGCGGCCGTCGAGCGGCAGGAGAGCGCGCGCACGGCGGGCGCCGAGCCGGGCAAGTAG
- the ald gene encoding alanine dehydrogenase: MKVGIPREVKNNEFRVAITPAGVHELVRHGHQVVIERNAGVGSSITDDEYVSAGARILDTADEVWAAADLLLKVKEPIAEEYHRLRKDQTLFTYLHLAASKECTDALLESGTTAIAYETVETANRALPLLAPMSEVAGRLAPQVGAYQLMAANGGRGVLPGGVPGVAAGKAVVIGGGVSGWNAAQIAIGMGFHVTLLDKDINKLKEADKIFGTKIQTVVSNAFELEKACLEADLVIGAVLIPGAKAPKLVTNELVSRMKPGSVLVDIAIDQGGCFEDSHPTTHAEPTFPVHNSVFYCVANMPGAVPNTSTYALTNATMPYIVELANRGWVEALRRDPALALGLNTHDGKVVYKEVAEAHGLDHVELESLLG, encoded by the coding sequence ATGAAGGTCGGCATCCCCCGCGAGGTCAAGAACAACGAGTTCCGGGTGGCCATCACCCCCGCCGGCGTGCACGAGCTGGTGCGCCACGGCCACCAGGTCGTCATCGAGCGGAACGCCGGCGTCGGCTCCTCGATCACGGACGACGAGTACGTCTCGGCCGGTGCCCGGATCCTGGACACCGCCGATGAGGTCTGGGCCGCCGCGGACCTGCTCCTGAAGGTCAAGGAGCCCATCGCGGAGGAGTACCACCGCCTCCGCAAGGACCAGACCCTCTTCACCTACCTGCACCTCGCCGCGTCCAAGGAGTGCACGGACGCGCTCCTGGAGTCGGGCACCACCGCCATCGCGTACGAGACCGTCGAGACCGCGAACCGCGCGCTCCCGCTGCTCGCCCCGATGTCCGAGGTCGCGGGCCGCCTCGCCCCGCAGGTCGGCGCCTACCAGCTGATGGCCGCCAACGGCGGCCGCGGCGTCCTGCCCGGCGGCGTCCCCGGCGTGGCCGCGGGCAAGGCCGTCGTCATCGGCGGCGGCGTCTCCGGCTGGAACGCCGCGCAGATCGCCATCGGCATGGGCTTCCACGTGACCTTGCTCGACAAGGACATCAACAAGCTCAAGGAAGCCGACAAAATCTTCGGCACGAAGATCCAGACCGTCGTCTCCAACGCCTTCGAGCTGGAGAAGGCCTGCCTGGAGGCCGACCTCGTCATCGGTGCCGTCCTCATCCCGGGTGCCAAGGCCCCGAAGCTGGTCACCAACGAGCTGGTCTCCCGCATGAAGCCGGGAAGTGTTCTTGTCGACATCGCGATCGACCAGGGCGGCTGCTTCGAGGACTCGCACCCGACCACGCACGCCGAGCCGACCTTCCCGGTCCACAACTCGGTCTTCTACTGCGTGGCCAACATGCCCGGCGCGGTGCCCAACACCTCCACCTACGCGCTGACCAACGCGACGATGCCGTACATCGTCGAGCTGGCGAACCGCGGCTGGGTCGAGGCCCTGCGCCGCGACCCGGCGCTGGCCCTGGGTCTCAACACCCATGACGGCAAGGTCGTTTACAAGGAGGTCGCCGAGGCCCACGGTCTCGACCACGTCGAGCTGGAGTCGCTCCTCGGCTGA
- the scpB gene encoding SMC-Scp complex subunit ScpB: protein MSAQSPAGDLAGAVADLELRPALEAVLMVVDEPATEEHLAKILQRPRRAVADALRELADEYTVQKRGFELRLVAGGWRFYTRPEYAAAVEGFVLDGQQARLTQAALETLAVVAYRQPVSRSRVSAVRGVNCDGVMRTLLQRGLVEEAGAEPETGAILYRTTNYFLERMGLRGLDELPELAPFLPEADAIEAESQEGVPSFDPDAPDALGYEYPQDTAD from the coding sequence GTGAGTGCTCAGAGCCCTGCGGGGGACCTGGCCGGCGCGGTCGCGGACCTGGAGCTGCGGCCCGCTCTGGAGGCCGTCCTGATGGTCGTGGACGAGCCGGCCACCGAGGAGCACCTGGCGAAGATTCTCCAGCGGCCGCGGCGCGCGGTCGCCGACGCGCTGCGCGAGCTGGCCGACGAGTACACCGTGCAGAAGCGGGGCTTCGAGCTGCGGCTCGTCGCGGGCGGCTGGCGGTTCTACACCCGGCCCGAGTACGCCGCGGCCGTGGAGGGCTTCGTGCTCGACGGGCAGCAGGCGCGGCTCACCCAGGCGGCCCTGGAGACCCTCGCGGTGGTCGCGTACCGCCAGCCGGTCAGCCGTTCGCGGGTCTCCGCGGTGCGCGGCGTGAACTGCGACGGCGTGATGCGCACGCTCCTCCAGAGGGGTCTGGTGGAGGAGGCGGGCGCGGAACCCGAAACAGGTGCGATCCTGTACAGGACGACGAACTACTTTCTGGAGCGGATGGGCCTGCGCGGCCTGGACGAGCTTCCGGAGCTCGCGCCCTTCCTCCCCGAGGCGGACGCGATCGAGGCCGAGAGCCAGGAAGGCGTTCCGTCGTTCGACCCGGACGCACCCGATGCGCTGGGGTACGAGTACCCCCAGGACACAGCCGACTAG
- a CDS encoding segregation/condensation protein A — protein sequence MAMNDDPAPQPARRRALGRGPGAASVEPVAEPEPEPVAEPEPEPVAEPEPEPVKEPEPAAAPGDGRFKVRLANFEGPFDLLLQLIAKHKMDVTEVALSKVTDEFMAHIRAMGPDWDLDQTTEFLVVAATLLDLKAARLLPAAEVEDEADLALLEARDLLFARLLQYRAYKQIADIFSGRLEEEGRRYPRTVGLEPHHAELLPEVVISIGAEGFAKLAVKAMRPRAKPQVYVDHIHAPLVSVREQAALVVALLRERGEVGFQVLVQDAGDTLTVVARFLALLELYREKAVALDQEDPLGELTVRWTGGDSAEEPAVTDEFDRAPEPMEEKA from the coding sequence ATGGCCATGAACGACGACCCCGCGCCGCAGCCTGCCCGCCGACGCGCCCTGGGGCGCGGGCCGGGGGCGGCTTCGGTGGAGCCTGTCGCGGAGCCGGAGCCGGAGCCCGTCGCGGAGCCGGAGCCGGAGCCCGTCGCGGAGCCGGAGCCGGAGCCCGTCAAGGAGCCGGAGCCTGCCGCCGCACCCGGCGACGGGCGGTTCAAGGTTCGGCTCGCGAACTTCGAAGGGCCCTTCGATCTGCTGCTCCAGCTCATCGCCAAGCACAAGATGGACGTCACCGAGGTCGCGCTGTCCAAGGTGACCGATGAGTTCATGGCGCACATCCGGGCCATGGGGCCCGACTGGGATCTCGATCAGACGACCGAGTTCCTGGTGGTCGCCGCCACGCTGCTCGACCTGAAGGCGGCCCGGCTGCTGCCCGCCGCCGAGGTCGAGGACGAGGCCGATCTCGCGCTGCTCGAAGCGCGGGACCTGCTCTTCGCGCGGCTGCTCCAGTACCGCGCGTACAAACAGATCGCGGACATCTTCAGCGGGCGGCTGGAGGAGGAGGGCCGGCGCTATCCGCGCACGGTCGGGCTCGAACCGCACCATGCCGAGCTGTTGCCGGAAGTCGTCATCAGCATCGGCGCCGAGGGGTTCGCCAAGCTCGCCGTGAAGGCGATGCGGCCCCGCGCGAAGCCGCAGGTGTACGTCGACCACATCCACGCCCCGCTGGTGTCCGTGCGGGAGCAGGCGGCGCTGGTCGTCGCCCTGCTGCGGGAGCGGGGGGAGGTCGGCTTCCAGGTGCTCGTCCAGGACGCGGGGGACACCCTGACCGTCGTCGCGCGCTTCCTGGCCCTGCTGGAGCTCTACCGGGAGAAGGCCGTCGCCCTGGACCAGGAAGACCCCCTGGGAGAGCTGACGGTGCGCTGGACCGGCGGCGACAGCGCCGAGGAGCCGGCCGTGACGGACGAGTTCGACCGGGCCCCCGAGCCGATGGAGGAGAAGGCGTGA